From one Plasmodium coatneyi strain Hackeri chromosome 9, complete sequence genomic stretch:
- a CDS encoding DNA-diDNA-directed RNA polymerase I, translated as MKGVKFRDNFVKLKEEGPRNATTTNFYGSYFLSENEHMFDINEFEKNLEMKMHKNEENLLILEIKNLNVSIANALRRIMLAEVPTIAIEKVNIFQNTGIIADEILCHRLGLIPFKFDADLINFKEEYEKYNHLNCFCFKLHVKFTKKAGSSETSQSIYSRDLKWCPINEQQKVRFQKNPPRVVDDNILITKLSNGQEIELICFLEKGIGKTHAKWSPVCTAVYKMYPAFSFNTCENFTKEEKQDLVNICPKNVFDVEDSDTLVAKNPLNCSSCRVCIEKYPKKISFEKVKNHFIFTIESTGCFSSADIFRKALLILKDKVVSVKEVLEDQTKT; from the coding sequence ATGAAGGGCGTGAAATTCAGGGATAACTTCGTGAAgctgaaggaggagggaCCCCGAAACGCAACGACAACAAATTTCTACGGATCGTATTTCCTGTCCGAAAATGAACACATGTTTGATATAaacgaatttgaaaaaaatctgGAAATGAagatgcacaaaaatgaagaaaacttACTAATcctggaaataaaaaatttaaacgtATCCATTGCAAATGCCCTGAGAAGAATAATGTTGGCAGAGGTACCCACCATCGCTATAGAAAAGgttaacatttttcaaaacaCTGGAATAATTGCCGATGAAATTTTGTGCCACCGTTTGGGATTAATCCCATTTAAGTTTGACGCTGATTTGATAAACTTCAAAGAAGAGTACGAAAAATATAATCACCTaaattgtttttgttttaaacTTCATGTAAAGTTTACGAAAAAAGCTGGAAGTAGCGAAACGTCCCAGAGCATTTACTCAAGGGACCTAAAATGGTGTCCCATtaatgaacaacaaaaagTACGCTTTCAGAAAAATCCACCCAGAGTTGTCGACGATAATATATTAATCACAAAATTAAGTAACGGACAGGAGATAGAATTGATTTGCTTTTTGGAGAAAGGGATTGGGAAGACGCATGCTAAATGGTCTCCTGTTTGTACTGCCGTGTATAAAATGTACCCTGCGTTCTCTTTTAATACTTGTGAGAATTTTaccaaggaagaaaaacaagacCTGGTAAACATTTGCCCAAAGAATGTCTTCGATGTGGAGGACAGTGACACCTTGGTTGCCAAAAATCCCTTAAATTGCTCATCCTGCAGAGTGTGCATAGAAAAGTAccctaaaaaaatatccttCGAAAAGGTCAAaaatcattttatttttacaatcGAATCCACGGGCTGCTTCTCCTCGGCGGACATCTTCAGGAAGGCGCTCCTCATCCTGAAGGACAAGGTGGTCAGCGTCAAGGAGGTGTTGGAGGATCAGACTAAGACATAA
- a CDS encoding Translation initiation factor eif-1a: MPKNKGKGGKNRRRGKNDNEGEKRELLYKEEDQEYAQVLRMLGNGRLEAHCFDGVKRLCHIRGKMRKRVWINSGDIILVSLRDYQDSKADVIAKYTPDEARSLKTHGELPETAKINETDIFDDDAQNGVEFLDDESDEEAQEEMNNAKKLEIEDI; encoded by the exons ATGCCAAAGAATAAAG gtaagggaggaaaaaacagaaggagaggaaaaaatgacaacgaAGGGGAGAAGCGGGAATTGCTCTACAAGGAGGAAGACCAAG AATACGCACAAGTGTTAAGGATGTTGGGGAATGGCCGATTGGAGGCCCACTGCTTTGACGGGGTGAAGCGACTCTGTCATATTAG ggggaaaatgagaaagagGGTTTGGATAAACTCTGGTGACATCATTTTAGTATCCCTGCGGGACTATCAAGACAGCAAGGCGGACGTCATTGCAAA ATACACACCTGACGAGGCAAGAAGCCTGAAAACGCACGGAGAATTGCCCGAAACGGCCAAAATTAACGAAACGGATATTTTCGATGACGACGCACAGAACGGAGTCGAATTTTTGGACGATGAATCTGACGAGGAGGCCcaagaagaaatgaacaacgcgaaaaaattggaaatagAAGAC aTATAA